gaggCGAACGGTTAACATTTTTGTAACTAAGCGGAGCGATTTCCTCATGGTACACCTTTAAAATAAAATGTGGTCCTCTTCATCCTTCTCCTGACAGAAGTgaatgcagatcctctcaaggtagCTATTCAAAGGCTTGCGTTTCCAGCCTACTGAGGTAGTTCCAGCCTCGGACTACATTATGCTACGATTGGCTCATTGAGCTGCGTGTTGCATTATGGTATTGGTAGTTCTTCGTGTGATTACCAACCATAAAATAGCAGAAATATTACAACCACGGCAATATTGGTTCTGGGGGTATAAGTCCCCACTTGGATTCATCACTTTGACCGTTTAGCGCATATTTATTTTTAGTCACATATGCGAGTGAAATGgtcacactgtagagccctggaGGTGTGTGTTGCCGATGgtaggtgtgtgttacctgtgcatGTGCTGCCtgtgagtgggagtgagaggcCAGGATGGAGGACAGGGACATCAGTCCGGCGCTGGAGGTTGGGGGGAGGCTGGGAGCAGACAGACCCATGGGGAGAGGGGCCATCGTGGGGAGGCCCAAGCCCTGGAGCTGAGACAACTGGTGCACCTGGAGCTGCTGCTAAAcgcacagacagatacacatggttatatacacacatattcatACACGAGTCACATATGCacgattaacacacacaccagcctacCCGTATGATAGAGTTCATCTCAGGAGGAGTGACCTGCTTGGCTCTCTCTATGGCCCCTAGGACCTGCTGCTGATGCTgcaacacacacatccaaacacattTAACTATTGTACAGAATTAAATAGATTGACATTGTACAGCACGTTGATATGGGATTATGTTATCCTAAGGAAAAGTATGTGTAGAGAGGAGAGTGTAATACCTCTTGAGATAGGTAGGGGAGAACCTGAGCACAGATCCCGTTTAGTCTCTTCACGATCTCAGCCTGGGGagaagagacagaccgacagtcAGAATCATAGAGATTTCTAGTGCCCAAAGCccgttttagcatgggcagcgccattgaagACACTCACCATTTTTAAGTAGTTAACTGAGTGGTACTTCCTATgtgttaaggaaggatcacaaaATTCCATTCAGATCATGACGGATCAGCCAATGGATTATACTTGTGaggaaacattccataactgcaggtggcagtaaatcgccaaccttggctttataccgTTTCAAACAACACAGTCTTGGTGGCCGtgtgcaccctttcagtttgtttaccaactcagAAGTAGTAGAATaagaaaatgtactacttcaaaatggagatggacTCAATGGTGCCAATGCTCTCACAGATGCCATAATGGGAAAGATGCAATGTTGCATCCTCTAAAGATCTCTATGGTCAGAATACAACACTGGCTTTACCATACAACAcagtaccagagagagagaagggggaagagagaggggggaaagagagtgagtgagagaaaataAGTTACCTGTTTGTGCATTTCAATGTTCAGTCCATAAGACATCTCGTAGTACTGCAAAAAGAAGATTTGGGAGTTTGTGACGTAACACTAACATACTGCAGAATtccaaatcaatccctagccctcAATACACTTgtgtacagtaccaatcaaaagtttggacacacctactcattcaatgggttctttatttttacgattctctacactgtagaatagtgaagacatcaaaactatgaaataacccacatggaatcatgtagtaaccaaaaaacgggtcaaacaaatcaaaatatatttgagattcttcaaagtagccacccttttctcaaccagcttcatgaggaatgcttttccaatagtttcCCCATATGCTGAACACCTGTTGgatggtccaactcatcccaaaacatctcaattgggttgaggtcgggtgattgtggaagccaggtcatctgatgcagctctccttcttgttcaaatagcccttacacagcctggaggtgtgttgggtcattatcctgttgaaaaacaaaatatagtcctactaagtgcaaaccagatgggatggcgtatcgctgcagaatgtggtagacatgctggttaagtgtgccttaaattcgaaataaatcacagacaatgtcaccagagaagcacccccacaccacctcctccgtgcttcatgctgggaaccacacatgcggagatcatccgttcacctactctgcgtctcacaaagacacggtggttggaaccaaaaatccccaaatgggactcatcagaccaaaggacagatttccaccggtctaatgttcattgcttgtgtttcttggcccaagcaagtctcttcttattggtgtcctttagtagtgttttttttgcagcaattcgaccatgaaggactgattcacacagtttcctctgaacagttgatgtggagatgtgtctgtacttgaactctgtgaagcgtttatttgggctacaattccgaggtgcagttaactcgaaTGAAGTTATCCTCCgcagcagcagaggtaactctgggtattcttTTCCTGtggccagtttcatcacagtgcttgatggtttttgtgactgcacccGAAGAaactttccagattgactgacctacatgtcttaaagtaatgatggactgtcatttctcttttttctctgattggctcaaacacattaaggaaagaaattccataaaaattaacatttaacaaggtacacctgttaattgaaatgcattccaggtgactaccaagagtgtgcaaagctgtcatcaaggcaaagggtggctactttgaagaatctcaaatatattttgatttgtttaacccgtttttggttactacatgatgccatgtgtgttatttcatagttttgatgtcttcactattaatattctacaatgtagaaaatagtaaaaataaaataaaaaccctggaatgagtaggtgtccaaacctttgactggtactgtacatctgaGAGAATTGTAGTAATGGCCAACGTGTATCCTAGGTTGGCTAAAAGTAAAAGAAGAGGTGATGATGTCACTCACCATGATGTAATGACGCTGCATCTCTGACTTCTCACTAGCTAGCTTGTCACACTCCATCTTCAAGCTGATTGGATATATGACAACATTTGGTAAGGAACATGTCTATATATATGAGTGAGTGCATGTTGGAATCTGAGTGCACGCAGTGTGTGTGACATGAGTGTTTGTGGGTATGTGTAGGTGGGTATTTTCAGTGTGTGactgagcatgtgtgtgtttcagtgttaccTATGGTATTGTGCTTGTAGGAACTGAAACTCGTCCTTGATGCGGTCGCAGGAGTCAGAGGTGGTGAACTTGAGAGGCTGGGAGGACTGGGAGGAAGCCTGGGGGACAACAATAACAAACACAACAGTCAGAATCaccaagacaacaacaacaaacagttAGACAATCAACAAGATATCAACAATCAGTGAGAAGCTGCGCTTCCATCCCCTACCCCTCTCACTGACGTGTGCATTTCTTCACTCCCCCTGTATGTGGGACTGTATGTTTATCAGAAGGGGCGTACACCTGGGTGTGTGATAGAAAGGGAACAGGCACGGTTTGTGACCGTGTGAGACAGATGGGGGTGGTATTGTTTGTTTAGTAACAGAGAGATTGACCTCTGAGATTAACCTTACAGCAGGGGTTTTTCCTAGGCTTTTACTGggggctgtgggggggggggtaatattaGCGCAGGCTGAGAGGATGTGTGAGTCTGTGAGCATGTTCAGTGTTAGATGAGTTTTCAGAAGTGGCCAACTAACAAGAATGACCCCAGGCTGAGTCAGAGCCATAATCCAGTGTTAAGCTTCTCATCAAGGCCTTACTACTTCAGACTGGTGGAAGGAGGCCACCACCCAAATTACACCAGGGCTCTACAACTATCTTCCTGGAGACTTACTGGCTGTGAATGCTTCTGCTCCGgcccctacacaaacacacttggTTTAGCTAATCAAAGGTCCTCCTGATGAGGTGATTAGTagggctggagcaaaagcctgtGCATCTATTAGAGCACACACACTCTCCAGGAGGGGCTGGTCACTACCAGAATTGAGAGAGGACAGGTTTATGCAGGGACAAACCCTGATAGTGTGAACTACAATCCCGGCCTAAGGGGTAGTAGGACGCTAAAGAGAAAGAAGAAGCACAGAAATAGGCTCAACCATAAACTGTGTACATTCTTATTTCCCACCCACTATCATCATTAGCACACCCGTCTTAATTTTAAAACCTTTAGGCCTAAATTATATAGCCACAACATCCCGCATatttcagttggtagagcatggcacttgcatcGCCAGGGTTGTGGGCTCGATTCCCTGGGCCACACATATATAAAATGTGGGCACGACTAAGTCGCTTTGAATAAAatagtctgctaaatggcatattttATTGTATATTACATCCACTTCTGTAGTGATCCCAAATGGCATAGTGGCTGGAAGTCCTTGAGACTAAAATGTAATCAAGGATCCAAATTAAAGACATCCATTGAATCCTCAATCAAGGGTACCTTTTAATTATTATTGTATGAATTAACTGACTTAATTCCACATGCCCTTAAGGTGTTAGGTTTGACTAAAAGACTGACAATAAAAAAGTTATCTAGCTAGCAACGTTGGCTAGGCTACGTTTTATTAGCACATGTCACTTTACCTAGCTAGCTGAGATATCCCTGTTCAAATATGTCACATTACTAATGAGTGGAAAACGTTTAGTATAGTAATATAGACTGGCTAAAATGTACAAATCCATTCACAAAGCTTAATGAAAAACGCTGTATTTAGTAATAttggttagctaacgttagctagctaagtggGAGCTAGCCTGGAATGTAAACAAATGCCGGGGGCGCGTGACAGACAAGCGATTGAATCCATCATCAACAACACAAATGAAAACATACCACGGCCATCGTATATATCCCCCTTTATTCTTACATGGATAAAGCTTAATTGCTTATGTGGCTAGCTAGAATAGCTCGAATTTAGCTATCATCTAGCTAgttatgctaacgttagctacttacCGAGTGTCTTGATTGTGGAAACATCATGTCAATGGATTTATCGGTGTTCCTCAGCAACCAGGATAAAAATATCTAGACCCCGTTTTTGGACAGCTATAACGTCTTCCCTTTCTTGTTTTTTAGACAGCTACGTTAATGTTAGCTGGCTATGTATTTATCTTAACGTTATCTAGGACACCAGTTACCCGGTCTCGCGCCGTGATTGTTTTTTCTCCAatgctgttggctagctagcgTTGGTTTTGATTTGGTTCCTGGCTAAAAATTTACAAATTGCACCAACAAAGGCTGAACATCAAGACGTGCAAAATTAGATATGGCACCGATTACGAAGAATCTTAAAATAAATCTGGGCTAGGTAGATGTTGACAAAGTCACAGCAATATCCTTTcttgttagctaactaactagctagcaaatCTGAGCAGAGACATGCGAGCCAACGTAAATTTAGGTTGCAGATTTGTATTTTGTCCAATTCCTCGTAGATATTCTAGCTACTGTCAAGTGGGGCAATCGTGTCGAAAATCTGATCTTGAAAAGCGTCTTCAATTCCAcaatatgttagctagctaccgatagctggctagctagctaatgtccaCACACAAGCCTTCACTACTAGCTGAAACCACCCCTTGCGCTACAAAATGTACGAGTCATCGATGAGCGGGCGTTGCATGTGATGAGAGAATGAGGTGGCGCTCCGAAGGCCCATTTTAGATGTCAAATGTATAAAATTACAGTTTGCGGAAGTATTGCTGCTGCCGTGTGCCCCCGGTGGAAGGTGTGTAGAACTGTCCTCCGATGATGCACGCAAGTGTGAGATGTGGTGGTGGTTCCCTAACACTCATAACAATAGCCTGCTCATTTAATGTATAATAACCCCATTCCCATAACTTCGGTATCATGATCCTCATAATGTAGATGAAATATGTCCATCACTGATTATTTATATTCTGTGAAACTCCATCTATTTCACAATGACAACTGACAATTCTGAGAGATGACAGCATTTCAAAAACACCAAGAGAGGACGGAAAACCTCTGTATAGACCCAAGAGCCATATTGTATAGACACTCTTTGATGGAACAAGGGCCaggtccagaaacaacccctattGTTCAGAACCATAGGTACTTGAAGGCCTACTTATCAAATCCTCTGAGAACTACAGAAGTGCATAGTGGCTAGAGGAGAAGTACTTGATTTGTTTCTAGACATGGAATATGCCAGACTAGTCatgaaccacacacacaacacacaccatcaGCAAGTATACGAACAAATTTATTTAAATTTAAAACAGATACCTTGTCATTATGTTCTCTCTTAGAAGGCGGCGATGATCGTAATAAATCATGTTCATGTTTGAATGAGGATCAGGCAACAGTGGTTGAAACAAATGCAtgaaaacacacaacaacaaaaagaaataTGGCGAGAGTATTGCAAATCAATAATACACCAACCGATCAATCAATAACCGATTTCACCCTTTCATCAAGATCTCTGCATCAGCCAATACACCTcccaacactaaacaatacatgcaaTTATATAATTACACAAAAAATGTGTACTTATAGTTTTTGTTAGGGGTGGTGTAGTCGCCACGTGTTTAGGTCTCTGGTGTTCTTAAAAATGGGACCATCCAAGATGGCTGTTCCCTGATGATGATGTCAGCGTTGGcacttaagagagagagagagagcctggctCTAGAGAGAGTTGGGTTGGCACACAATATAATACATAATTTACATTTGGGTTACATACAAAATAAAGAAACAAAAACAGCATTGTATATTTTATACACCAACTAAAACATTTAACCCTCAGGTTTCCttagattaaaaaataaatcaagtGGTCCTAAATACAATAGTGTTCcggtaatgttttttttaatcttACAAAAAAGATTGAAAGGAAATAAGTCAAGGTAAGTTCTCAATATGCACCATGTCCATGTTAATCTGACCAGGTAAAACTCTGGGTCCTAGTTAAAGcctaggaaaaactctgggccctaatGTGCAGACACTTCAGGAGTGCCAACCAATTAACCCACAGAAAGTGGTAAACAAGAGATTAGTAGTGTGTCCTATAAATATAACTGATTAATCACCAAGTCAGATGATTGTAGTTAGGGCTGTTTTCACCCTTCATTGTGGAGGCAGTACAGGAGCCCAAGTGCTTGTCTGTTTGCTATGAGAGTTGTATTCAACACATTGTTTGTGGGCAGGTCAACACTGAATTAAATACTGCATGTCATACTTGGATAACATCCTCTAATACTGGCTGCAGTGTGCAGGCTTTAGTTCCAGTACAACACTAACACACTTGGTTCAACTAGTTGCGGTCTAAATCCAAAATCATGATTAGTTCTCAATCAGTTGACTGGGGTGTTAGTGCTGGtatggaacaaaatcctgcacaGGTGTGCTAGAGCTGTGTGTTGTGCAGCTATGCTTTAACTTGGAATAGCATTTTAACACCTGGTTTACCACCCTGCCTCTACTGTAGGAGTGTCTATTGACAATGTGTAAAATCTCCTCAACAAGCACAAAGCACACCCCCGGATGGTAAAACAGTAGGACATTAGAAGGAAAGTTCCCCTtaacactgatctaaggtcactTTTGCATCCCCCCTAATGGATAAAGTCCCAATGCAgacattttttactttattttttaaaatctcaaAATCAagtaatttctgggtaacaattaagtaccttactttGATTATTTTTGAAGCATTTTGAAGAGTAATTTATCAAGCatgaattttgctaggactgtcgaAGTGGTGTGAGTGGCatggggaaaactgaaaactagctgttattggcagagaggttcaAAACTTTATTTATTGgtttattaactaatttaccgcatggtgatATCGAACAGACAAATCAAAACCCCAACCCACCAAAACGGTcagaaatttcaggcggtcttttcaaacagctcttacactaaaatagCATTATCACCATTTTCACAagattattccaacctcagtgtggaaatctatacaaaacacaggaaaatcacaattgactgcactgggcctttaaggttAGCATTGagggagggtaagctgatccaGGATCACACCCCTGATCAAACAGTGAAGTAGGGAACTTGGGGCTTGAGAGATTCCCTCATTCGGAGCTGGAAGCTTGTCTGATCCACTGTTGATCCAgagaaataaaaagtaaaaaaaatgtaCCTTCTAATGATAGTGTTGGTCATGTATCCTACCACAGCTGTATTCACACACACGGCCTTTGTTGAAACAAAAAGATTCCCACAAACACTCATGAGTGAATGGCTTAGTTGACTGTGAACCTAAAACCAGGGGTGCACGACCCAGTGCTTCGAAGTCTGCATTCCTGCTGGTTTTCATTTCTCCCCGGCATTTACTTGATCAATGAATGTTACCAATCGGTTGGAGATTGCAAACACCTGATTTCACAGGTAGAAATCCATTTTTGGTTAAAGGCAacagaaaaaaaacacagcaaaACTGCAGCCCTTGAGGACAGAATGCAACAGTGTACCCTTGTCCTCTACTGCCCATCGCTTTCTAGGATTTGTGAATTCACTCATCGAATTTCCACTCACTTCATGAATTGAAAACCAAATTGAGCCCCGTCTCCCccatctgcctgcctgtctgatgCATGGCGATAGCCCTTAATGAGAATAATGAAGAAAAGTTGCCTGTAGAAAGAGGTTCAAAAGTAGATCTGCAACGTCACTGGTTCTATCAAAGCAAGCCTCGGAACTTGAACTAAAACAACTCAAACCAACGACAACGCAAACTGTGTTTAAATTACAACGACAGAGCAAGCATAGACCGTACTGGTCTCCGATCACTGGTTATAAAAATTCACCTACGTTCATATGGTACATTTCCTATGTATGCAGTTACAGAGCTGTGCCTATTAGAAACCCAAGAGGAGAAATACAAGTTTTCATCAATGAAACGAAACAAAGTGACTTAATGTGAGAAGAAAACCATAGAATTTAACatggatatagatagaatggcaAAGTACATCTGGAATTGTCTTAAGATAAAAAAAGAAAGCAGAGATTTAGTACATACTATAGTAGacgtttgttttgttacagcaGTTTAGACTCAAGTCTAGCCCCGACCGCATTTCAACATGATAGAAACAAAAGCAGTCAAATTCATCAACACCTTCAAACCTGGTTCCATAAAttattaaattaaaaaaaaaaaaaaactttatttagtTACTCTTTTAATATCATGTCTTTAGTCAACATATTGTGAATAACTAATCTGCTCTAGTGTTAGTAGGGAGAAGCTGCAGAGGAGAGCCGAGGATCTAGAATGTTCTAAAGGTTCTAGACTAGAAGGCTCCTGATGGTTTAGAACCTCTGTTCTGAGACTGTTCCTTTCCTCTCGCTGCagccctctgtgtgtgtagtcCTCTTATAATCAACTGATTATCAATCATCAAAGAAATCCAGAATCACAGTATAAATACTAGCAAATTCATAGGAAAACAAAAACAGTACACTATcgaaaaaaagtggattttctttttttttctttttttttgccaaaGATTTTTTGTACCACAGAGTGTTTTTGTACAGGAGCGTTTCTGTGTACATGTATTTACAAACAGAAATATACACAAACAATAACTTTTTGTAACCTTCAGAGTGCGCTGTCCATTTGGGAGGCAGGATCATACGTCTCCTGCTCCCACCAATCAACAACCACCTCTCATCAACAAACAAAAGTGTCTATACAGTAAAAAAAAAGTAAA
The genomic region above belongs to Oncorhynchus kisutch isolate 150728-3 linkage group LG16, Okis_V2, whole genome shotgun sequence and contains:
- the LOC109879724 gene encoding amino-terminal enhancer of split isoform X2, with translation MMFPQSRHSASSQSSQPLKFTTSDSCDRIKDEFQFLQAQYHSLKMECDKLASEKSEMQRHYIMYYEMSYGLNIEMHKQAEIVKRLNGICAQVLPYLSQEHQQQVLGAIERAKQVTPPEMNSIIRQLQVHQLSQLQGLGLPTMAPLPMGLSAPSLPPTSSAGLMSLSSILASHSHSQAAHAQAQAQLAKEDKARDAAEREQREEDGDKSD
- the LOC109879724 gene encoding TLE family member 5 isoform X1; the encoded protein is MMFPQSRHSASSQSSQPLKFTTSDSCDRIKDEFQFLQAQYHSLKMECDKLASEKSEMQRHYIMYYEMSYGLNIEMHKQAEIVKRLNGICAQVLPYLSQEHQQQVLGAIERAKQVTPPEMNSIIRQQLQVHQLSQLQGLGLPTMAPLPMGLSAPSLPPTSSAGLMSLSSILASHSHSQAAHAQAQAQLAKEDKARDAAEREQREEDGDKSD